In one window of Chryseobacterium phocaeense DNA:
- a CDS encoding GH92 family glycosyl hydrolase: MKNRLAVFSLFIAQIIYSQNYSQYVNPFIGTGGHGHTFPGAIVPFGMVQLSPDTRIDGSWDGCSGYHYSDSVIYGFSHTHLNGTGVSDYGDIMLMPTMGNASLSPKDYSSKFSHKNEKASAGFYSVKLDKNNIDVRLTTTKRVGYHEYTFNNSGKANIILDLNHRDKLLEGEVKIIDDKTVEVFRRSEAWATNQYIYARIEFSKPMKISKKDVNGKQEDRLFTGTKLALAFSSDVKKGDKIIVKVAISPTGYEGTEKNMLAEGKSGDFESIKKQAETEWNKELSKIEVKSDDKDKLSVFYTALYHVFTQPNINMDVDGRYRGRDNKLYSAQGFDYYSVFSLWDTFRAAHPLMTLIDRKRTADFINTFIKQYEQGGKLPVWELASNETECMIGYHSVSVIADAMAKGIKGFDYEKAFEASKNSAMQDIFGLNAYKHNTYISMDDESESVSKTVEYAYDDWCIAQMAKILGKKEDYQYFMKRSQSWKNLYNPINGFMQPRKNGNWYEPFDPREVNNNYTEGNSWHYSYSVQQDIPGLIAAHGGKEKFEQFIDAIFTAPDQTTGREQADITGLMGQYAQGNEPSHHIAYLYNYVGKPEKTDAKIKYILDNFYKNSPDGLIGNEDCGQMSAWYILSSMGIYSVTPGLPEWQTTTPYFDEVKIHLEDGTTKVITKNTGRAELQKLGFENIKPAKDFKYTQLTAAPVIASDRIFDFSAKVQITSLNLGEKVYYMTMDETDANVRKTFTAYKGPFTISRTTQVHAYSERNGEKSSVTMANFSRRPNYWDITVHSKVNPQYTANGKLALIDGINGDINWRKGEWQGYQGQNFEAVIDLKSPQQITRLSSTYLQDSKAWILMPKKVEYYASMNGKDFILLKSIDNTLDAKDEKVQIKDFGAEILQTEARYIKVKAYYYGKLPEWHQGAGGEAYIFIDEISVK; this comes from the coding sequence CATCTATTCCCAGAATTATTCCCAGTATGTAAACCCTTTTATAGGAACTGGCGGCCACGGCCATACCTTTCCCGGAGCTATTGTTCCTTTCGGGATGGTTCAGCTTTCACCGGATACCCGGATAGACGGAAGCTGGGACGGATGCAGCGGGTATCATTACTCAGATTCTGTGATTTATGGTTTTTCCCACACCCACCTGAACGGAACGGGAGTTTCAGATTATGGAGACATTATGTTGATGCCCACCATGGGAAATGCAAGCTTAAGCCCCAAAGATTATTCTTCTAAATTTTCGCATAAAAATGAAAAGGCATCGGCAGGGTTCTACTCCGTTAAATTAGATAAAAACAATATTGATGTCCGTCTGACTACAACCAAAAGGGTCGGTTATCATGAATATACTTTTAACAATTCCGGAAAAGCAAATATCATCCTGGACCTTAATCACAGGGATAAGCTTCTGGAAGGGGAAGTGAAAATCATTGATGATAAAACCGTAGAAGTATTCAGAAGAAGTGAAGCCTGGGCAACCAATCAGTATATCTATGCCAGAATTGAGTTTTCAAAACCTATGAAAATCTCAAAAAAGGACGTTAACGGAAAACAGGAAGACCGCCTTTTCACCGGGACCAAACTGGCGCTGGCTTTTTCATCCGATGTTAAAAAAGGAGACAAGATCATTGTAAAAGTAGCAATTTCCCCTACCGGCTATGAAGGAACAGAAAAAAATATGCTGGCAGAAGGCAAATCCGGCGATTTTGAATCAATAAAGAAACAAGCAGAAACTGAATGGAACAAAGAACTCTCAAAAATTGAAGTTAAATCCGATGATAAGGATAAACTCTCTGTCTTTTACACCGCTTTGTATCATGTATTCACTCAGCCGAATATCAATATGGATGTTGATGGAAGATACAGAGGCAGGGACAATAAGCTCTATTCCGCACAGGGTTTTGATTATTATTCCGTATTCTCGCTTTGGGATACCTTCAGGGCTGCCCATCCGCTGATGACGCTGATCGACAGGAAAAGGACGGCGGATTTTATCAATACTTTTATCAAACAGTATGAGCAGGGCGGAAAACTTCCGGTATGGGAACTGGCTTCCAATGAAACGGAATGTATGATCGGCTACCACTCCGTTTCTGTGATTGCAGATGCCATGGCCAAAGGAATCAAAGGGTTTGACTACGAAAAAGCATTTGAAGCATCTAAAAATTCTGCCATGCAGGATATTTTCGGACTGAATGCATACAAGCACAACACCTACATCAGCATGGATGATGAATCTGAAAGTGTTTCCAAAACAGTAGAATATGCCTATGACGACTGGTGTATCGCGCAAATGGCTAAAATTTTAGGCAAAAAAGAAGACTATCAGTATTTTATGAAGCGTTCCCAGAGCTGGAAAAATTTGTATAACCCGATTAACGGCTTTATGCAGCCCAGAAAAAACGGGAACTGGTATGAGCCTTTTGATCCGAGAGAAGTTAATAACAATTACACAGAAGGCAATTCATGGCATTATTCCTATTCCGTACAGCAGGATATTCCGGGATTGATTGCCGCACATGGAGGAAAGGAGAAATTTGAACAGTTTATTGACGCAATCTTTACTGCACCGGATCAAACAACGGGAAGAGAACAGGCTGATATAACAGGACTAATGGGACAATATGCACAGGGAAATGAACCCAGTCACCACATCGCCTATCTCTATAATTATGTAGGAAAACCTGAGAAAACAGACGCCAAGATTAAATACATTCTCGATAATTTCTATAAAAATTCACCGGACGGGCTTATAGGCAACGAAGACTGCGGCCAGATGAGCGCATGGTACATCCTGAGTTCAATGGGAATCTACTCTGTAACTCCCGGGCTTCCGGAATGGCAGACGACAACACCTTATTTTGATGAGGTGAAGATTCATCTTGAGGACGGAACAACAAAAGTAATTACGAAAAATACCGGCCGGGCCGAGCTCCAGAAATTAGGTTTTGAAAACATCAAACCGGCAAAAGATTTCAAATATACACAACTGACTGCAGCACCCGTAATTGCATCCGACAGGATTTTTGATTTCTCAGCCAAGGTACAGATCACTTCTCTGAATCTGGGTGAAAAAGTGTACTATATGACCATGGACGAAACCGATGCCAATGTAAGAAAGACTTTTACCGCTTATAAAGGCCCCTTCACCATCAGCAGAACAACGCAGGTTCATGCTTACTCGGAAAGAAATGGTGAAAAAAGCTCAGTAACCATGGCCAATTTCAGCAGAAGACCTAATTACTGGGATATTACGGTACATTCAAAAGTGAATCCACAGTACACCGCCAACGGAAAGCTGGCCCTTATTGACGGAATCAATGGTGACATCAACTGGAGAAAAGGAGAATGGCAGGGCTACCAGGGACAGAACTTTGAAGCCGTGATTGATCTGAAATCACCTCAGCAGATTACCCGATTATCTTCTACCTATCTTCAGGACAGTAAAGCGTGGATCCTGATGCCTAAAAAGGTGGAATATTATGCTTCCATGAACGGAAAAGACTTTATCCTTCTGAAAAGTATTGACAACACTCTTGATGCTAAGGATGAAAAAGTACAGATCAAAGATTTCGGAGCGGAAATCCTTCAGACAGAAGCCCGCTATATCAAAGTAAAAGCTTATTACTACGGGAAGCTTCCGGAATGGCATCAGGGTGCCGGCGGTGAAGCTTATATTTTTATTGATGAGATTTCAGTGAAATAA
- a CDS encoding LexA family transcriptional regulator has translation MKIDKKPIIRNSKSLQKLTESEIKINQVLELKKITHEDIKELTTGERQLLSEMIQEQFNPLRGEERDKFYEKIEAIMVDASKNQMWEHNHVNIMWAISTLIKENNRMPTKAEIASKTDLSRQTVHKHLKEFKNSPYHAEYLEQFHIMQFKLMTTVFQYGMSGDMKAAKLYLECIGALKNSSPVNNTLIQNQNNYIQINGKVLSQETVKNLKPEQLDAIEGILKTIDIENDGASLKTAMQ, from the coding sequence ATGAAAATAGATAAAAAACCAATTATTAGAAATTCCAAAAGTTTACAGAAGTTGACAGAATCTGAAATAAAAATAAACCAGGTTCTGGAACTCAAAAAAATTACCCATGAAGATATAAAAGAACTTACCACTGGGGAAAGGCAATTACTTTCTGAGATGATCCAAGAACAGTTTAATCCGCTGCGCGGTGAAGAAAGAGACAAGTTTTATGAAAAGATTGAGGCTATTATGGTAGATGCGAGCAAAAACCAGATGTGGGAGCATAACCATGTTAATATTATGTGGGCTATATCAACCCTTATTAAAGAGAATAACAGAATGCCTACAAAGGCTGAAATAGCCAGTAAAACAGATCTTAGCAGACAGACTGTACACAAACACCTGAAAGAATTTAAAAACAGCCCCTATCATGCAGAATATCTGGAACAGTTTCATATTATGCAGTTTAAATTAATGACCACAGTCTTTCAGTATGGTATGAGTGGTGATATGAAAGCTGCTAAATTATATCTGGAATGTATTGGGGCTTTGAAAAATTCTTCTCCGGTTAACAATACCCTGATCCAGAACCAGAATAACTACATACAGATTAACGGCAAAGTATTAAGTCAGGAGACCGTTAAAAACCTTAAACCCGAACAACTTGATGCTATTGAAGGAATCTTAAAAACTATTGACATAGAAAACGACGGCGCCTCGTTAAAAACAGCAATGCAATGA
- a CDS encoding very short patch repair endonuclease has protein sequence MAKYIFETTPKRSKNMSKIRSKDTKPEILFRKALWALGIRYRINVTKLPGKPDIVIEKKKTIIFIDGEFWHGYKWDEKKQKIRSNRDYWINKIEKNISRDIENTQRLQDLGYNVFRFWGHEVIKDLPNCVSKIINY, from the coding sequence ATGGCAAAGTACATTTTTGAAACCACTCCCAAAAGGTCAAAAAATATGAGTAAAATAAGGAGTAAAGATACTAAACCTGAGATTTTGTTTAGAAAAGCATTATGGGCATTAGGTATCCGCTATCGCATAAATGTAACTAAATTACCTGGGAAGCCGGATATTGTTATTGAGAAAAAGAAAACTATAATTTTTATAGATGGTGAATTTTGGCACGGATATAAATGGGATGAAAAAAAGCAAAAAATCAGATCCAATCGTGATTATTGGATAAACAAAATTGAGAAAAATATAAGCCGGGATATTGAAAACACTCAAAGACTCCAAGATTTGGGATATAATGTGTTTAGGTTTTGGGGACATGAAGTTATTAAAGATTTACCTAATTGCGTATCTAAAATAATTAACTATTAA
- a CDS encoding restriction endonuclease, protein MQKLSASNLVAFINQLDKRQTYNYINPKTKGVIRIEGVDLPEGPIRVKRWNPSIGEIEAQQKVESISSEMIWRIANAFNPDQPINVDRILGASYNTRSVFETLLALTPEFYFCYPGRIENKGGHSSIKHGHKHLVWKPNSPHKPGILTKIETDIVISEIPALDAFYESLVLPDDFQHQQIDIDIQRRHAQIQIALYFIGKQLNFRTWIAQNDKGILYQNKRIGEFEGVISSLKDEKLMTAYDEAVQAALLIDCIWFKNGKLMPAVMEVEHSTGVTSGLSRMKNFKDKFPPFPTRYVIVAPDEDRGKVIKEANKPQFQDLDTKFFAYSAVEELYALCQRRKLKGVTEEFLDCFMEPILN, encoded by the coding sequence ATGCAGAAATTATCAGCAAGTAATCTTGTAGCATTCATTAATCAACTAGACAAAAGACAAACCTACAATTATATAAATCCTAAAACAAAAGGTGTTATAAGAATTGAGGGTGTAGATTTGCCGGAGGGGCCAATTAGAGTTAAAAGATGGAATCCATCAATAGGAGAAATAGAGGCTCAACAAAAAGTTGAGAGTATTTCAAGCGAAATGATTTGGAGAATTGCAAATGCTTTTAATCCTGATCAGCCAATTAATGTTGACCGTATTTTAGGAGCCAGTTATAATACTAGGAGTGTATTTGAAACACTTTTGGCCCTTACTCCTGAGTTTTATTTTTGTTATCCTGGAAGAATTGAAAATAAGGGAGGCCATTCATCAATAAAACATGGACACAAGCATTTAGTATGGAAACCCAATTCACCTCATAAACCTGGCATTTTAACTAAAATTGAAACTGATATTGTAATTTCTGAAATTCCAGCCTTAGATGCTTTTTATGAATCGTTAGTGTTGCCTGATGACTTTCAACATCAACAAATAGATATTGATATTCAAAGGAGACATGCACAAATTCAAATTGCCTTATACTTTATTGGCAAACAATTAAATTTTAGAACTTGGATCGCACAAAATGATAAAGGAATTTTATATCAAAACAAACGCATTGGTGAGTTTGAAGGTGTTATATCTTCCTTAAAGGACGAAAAGTTAATGACTGCGTATGATGAAGCAGTTCAGGCTGCATTATTAATTGATTGTATCTGGTTTAAGAACGGTAAATTAATGCCAGCTGTTATGGAAGTAGAACATTCCACTGGCGTAACAAGCGGACTAAGTAGAATGAAAAATTTTAAAGATAAATTTCCCCCATTCCCAACAAGGTATGTAATTGTTGCGCCTGACGAAGACCGTGGTAAAGTAATAAAAGAGGCGAATAAACCTCAATTCCAAGATCTTGACACAAAATTTTTTGCATATTCAGCTGTAGAAGAACTTTACGCCCTTTGCCAAAGAAGAAAACTTAAAGGTGTTACAGAAGAATTTTTAGATTGTTTTATGGAACCAATATTAAATTAA
- a CDS encoding DNA cytosine methyltransferase, producing MPDREIETKIGIFSFFAGAGFLDLGFETTKGFEILFVNEFHKPFMEVYKASREKLKIKKPIYGHSTDDICSFLNNDKTQALKNNIEESKEKFDLIGFIGGPPCPDFSVGGKNKGIEGENGKLSRTYIELIIKNQPDFFLFENVKGLYRTKKHREFFDEMKIKLLSSGYYLTEKLINAIEYGVPQDRERIILIGFKRKALIDLGAELEGSSLLKTFDWNAKTIYNAQDVLSKNWPKQELYFENGVRNAPKGIEKKLTVQYWFDKNEIENHPNSSHYFQPRAGLTKFQSIPEGDDLKKSYKRLHRWRYSPTAAYGNNEVHLHPYKARRISAAEALAIQSLPKGFIIPEQISLSNMFKTIGNGVPYLAAKGLAETISIFVEKTKHQKSDHAEIISK from the coding sequence ATGCCAGATAGAGAAATAGAAACTAAAATTGGGATTTTTTCCTTTTTTGCCGGAGCAGGTTTCCTTGACTTAGGATTTGAAACAACCAAGGGATTTGAAATACTTTTTGTTAATGAATTCCATAAACCATTTATGGAAGTTTATAAAGCTTCACGGGAAAAGCTAAAAATTAAAAAGCCGATTTATGGCCATAGTACTGATGATATTTGTTCATTCCTTAATAATGATAAAACTCAAGCACTCAAAAATAATATAGAGGAATCAAAGGAAAAATTTGATTTAATTGGTTTCATTGGTGGACCACCTTGCCCTGATTTTTCAGTAGGAGGTAAAAATAAAGGTATTGAAGGGGAAAATGGGAAACTTTCCAGAACTTATATTGAATTAATTATTAAAAACCAACCAGACTTTTTTTTATTTGAAAATGTAAAAGGGCTGTACAGAACAAAAAAACATAGGGAATTTTTTGATGAAATGAAAATTAAGCTTTTATCAAGTGGTTATTATCTAACTGAAAAACTAATCAATGCCATTGAATATGGTGTCCCACAAGATAGAGAAAGGATAATTTTAATAGGATTTAAAAGAAAAGCATTAATAGATTTAGGAGCTGAATTGGAGGGATCGTCATTACTAAAAACTTTTGATTGGAATGCCAAAACAATCTATAATGCCCAAGATGTTTTATCTAAAAACTGGCCTAAACAAGAACTTTATTTTGAAAATGGAGTTAGAAATGCTCCTAAAGGAATTGAAAAAAAACTTACAGTCCAATATTGGTTTGATAAAAATGAAATTGAAAACCATCCAAACTCTAGCCATTATTTTCAACCAAGAGCAGGCCTAACTAAATTTCAATCAATTCCAGAAGGAGATGATTTAAAAAAATCATATAAAAGACTTCATCGATGGCGGTATTCTCCAACTGCTGCTTATGGCAATAATGAAGTTCACTTACACCCATATAAAGCAAGAAGAATTTCTGCTGCTGAAGCACTAGCAATACAATCCTTACCAAAGGGTTTTATTATTCCGGAACAAATCTCGTTGTCTAATATGTTTAAAACAATAGGCAACGGGGTACCTTACTTAGCTGCTAAAGGCCTTGCAGAAACTATAAGTATATTTGTGGAAAAGACTAAACACCAAAAATCAGATCATGCAGAAATTATCAGCAAGTAA
- a CDS encoding helix-turn-helix domain-containing protein produces MTQIQFIGTSPKELIEELKESLIPKLKEELSKEFQPKEPAEYLTRQEVCEMFRVDLSTLHRWRKDGILIAYGLGNRIYFKRNEIEDLLTRNRLK; encoded by the coding sequence ATGACACAGATACAATTTATTGGAACATCTCCTAAAGAACTTATTGAAGAGCTTAAGGAATCTCTAATCCCTAAACTTAAAGAAGAATTATCCAAAGAATTTCAACCCAAAGAACCTGCGGAATATCTAACCCGGCAGGAAGTATGCGAAATGTTTCGGGTTGATTTAAGTACCTTACACCGATGGAGAAAAGATGGAATCCTGATTGCTTACGGGCTGGGAAACCGAATCTATTTTAAGAGAAACGAGATTGAAGATTTGTTGACTCGAAACAGGCTGAAATAA
- a CDS encoding tyrosine-type recombinase/integrase has product MRNSTGLIINYTDWSDKTSLPKQNSPHTKNLTSQLNGLRVYVLNEYNNDLSRGALFDKYWLKGKINHFFERTDHESTNDNILVNYLKAYRELRKLDTKTTEKTDNQYYNLLDKFSRFQKFKKRTYLLSDIDKKTMLEFNSWLMAEGGLMESTARGNLKNLKTVLLDARDNGKTIHHQINGFVIENKPALKVFLNFQEIEQIKSAPILGEDLQHARDWLIIGCYTGQRVSDLLGMNKTRIFTKTNSEGESFRFIELTQIKTGKHVTIPLHDEVEEILQKYNGDFPPLFRGTTHDSNAAKFNLHLKKVCELAGLNAIMKGKVFNDELKRNELKETEKYNLISSHICRRSFATNFYGDKRFTTPQIMAITGHSTETTFLSYIGKTSSDHALQTAKTFREISQQKTS; this is encoded by the coding sequence ATGCGTAATTCAACAGGGCTCATTATTAATTATACTGATTGGAGTGATAAAACCTCCCTTCCCAAACAAAACAGCCCGCACACAAAAAACCTTACCTCTCAGCTAAACGGATTAAGAGTCTATGTTTTGAATGAGTACAATAATGACCTTTCAAGAGGTGCTTTGTTTGATAAATACTGGCTTAAAGGAAAAATCAATCATTTTTTTGAAAGAACCGATCATGAAAGCACCAATGATAATATTTTGGTTAACTATTTAAAGGCATACAGAGAGCTTAGGAAGCTGGACACAAAAACCACAGAGAAGACCGATAACCAGTACTACAATTTGCTGGATAAGTTTTCCCGTTTTCAAAAGTTTAAGAAAAGAACCTACCTTTTGTCTGATATTGATAAAAAAACAATGTTGGAGTTTAACAGCTGGCTTATGGCTGAAGGCGGCCTGATGGAATCCACAGCAAGAGGAAACCTTAAAAACCTTAAAACTGTACTGCTCGATGCCAGGGATAACGGAAAGACCATCCATCACCAGATCAACGGTTTTGTGATTGAAAACAAACCCGCTTTAAAGGTGTTTTTAAATTTTCAGGAAATTGAGCAGATTAAAAGCGCACCTATTTTAGGTGAAGATTTACAGCACGCAAGGGACTGGCTTATCATAGGCTGCTATACCGGGCAGCGTGTGAGTGATCTTCTGGGTATGAATAAGACCCGGATATTTACTAAAACGAATTCGGAGGGTGAAAGCTTCCGGTTTATAGAGCTAACCCAGATTAAGACAGGAAAGCATGTCACTATACCACTGCATGATGAGGTTGAAGAAATACTACAGAAATATAATGGTGATTTCCCGCCTTTGTTCCGGGGCACAACCCACGATAGCAACGCAGCTAAATTTAACCTACACCTTAAAAAAGTGTGCGAGCTTGCGGGGCTTAACGCGATAATGAAAGGTAAAGTCTTTAATGATGAACTAAAACGTAATGAACTTAAGGAGACAGAAAAATACAATCTGATAAGCAGCCATATCTGCCGCAGAAGCTTTGCTACTAATTTCTATGGAGACAAAAGATTTACAACACCTCAGATTATGGCTATTACTGGACATAGCACAGAGACTACATTTTTATCATACATTGGAAAAACCTCATCCGACCATGCATTGCAAACTGCAAAAACATTCCGTGAGATTTCACAGCAGAAAACATCTTAA
- a CDS encoding T9SS type A sorting domain-containing protein, whose protein sequence is MKKNYLSALFLCATLGIISAQQTQVLWQKDIKSGTQDFLSQVTTTIDGQYLITGSSIQSGNNSPTTSGTARSTSSGATKQNSGYDFHLVKLNQQGEEVWEKYFSGNNHDYLSSSVSTQDGGFAILGTSFSSKSLDKKEDSKGSSDLWLIRLNEFGDEIWQKTLGSSSDEEARSVVQTTDMGFFVAGNIQNSAKGYGSKDALIIKLDKNGKELSQLILGGKGLDEVEKIIPTKDGGVLVGIYSRSDLSGSKKTDNYGEGDFWIVKITKDNKLEWEKNFGGNGDDHLRTLALTSRGYLLAGESRSERSGNKTAGIEEGTDLWLVSLNEKGEEIWQKSYNFGNRDILMGASVLHSADDKSSKGILLGGYTQAEGRAEADDETFWMLYLDQDGNEQWRKHVKGESRKREERLSDIKLNRDGSIILAGTSAEELGKENWKIVKLGDSQINKLIEKQDIKIYPNPVSDYAYVEIGFDPSTGSGQGFKEADILLYDMGGRQLQSLKTKNKVTKINTQNLVQGAYLVTIKTDSNKTANAKLIKK, encoded by the coding sequence ATGAAAAAAAACTATTTAAGTGCATTATTCTTATGCGCCACACTGGGTATAATTAGCGCCCAGCAAACACAGGTTCTCTGGCAAAAGGACATCAAATCTGGTACGCAGGATTTTCTAAGCCAGGTTACAACGACTATTGACGGACAGTACCTCATCACAGGCAGCTCCATTCAATCAGGAAACAATTCACCTACAACCTCGGGGACCGCCCGTTCGACAAGCTCAGGGGCAACGAAGCAGAATAGCGGCTATGATTTCCATTTAGTTAAACTTAACCAGCAGGGAGAAGAGGTTTGGGAAAAATATTTCTCTGGAAATAACCATGACTATCTTTCCTCTTCTGTATCCACTCAAGACGGAGGATTTGCTATTTTAGGGACCTCCTTTTCATCGAAAAGTCTGGATAAAAAAGAAGATTCCAAAGGCAGCTCGGATTTATGGCTAATAAGGCTTAACGAATTTGGCGATGAAATATGGCAGAAAACACTGGGAAGCTCTTCAGATGAAGAGGCCCGCAGCGTGGTACAGACTACAGATATGGGATTCTTTGTGGCTGGCAATATTCAGAATTCGGCCAAAGGTTATGGATCTAAAGACGCCCTGATTATTAAACTGGATAAGAATGGGAAAGAACTCTCCCAGCTTATTTTAGGTGGAAAGGGATTAGATGAAGTTGAGAAAATAATCCCTACTAAAGATGGAGGTGTATTGGTAGGGATCTATTCAAGAAGTGATTTAAGCGGTTCAAAGAAAACAGATAACTATGGGGAAGGAGACTTTTGGATTGTAAAAATTACGAAAGATAATAAGCTAGAATGGGAAAAGAACTTTGGCGGAAACGGAGATGATCATCTAAGAACCTTGGCCTTAACATCAAGGGGATACCTTCTTGCAGGTGAAAGTCGGTCGGAGCGGTCCGGAAATAAAACCGCAGGAATCGAAGAAGGAACAGATTTATGGCTTGTTTCCCTTAATGAAAAAGGCGAAGAAATCTGGCAGAAATCCTACAATTTTGGGAACCGGGACATCCTTATGGGAGCAAGCGTACTGCACTCCGCGGATGATAAGTCTTCCAAAGGAATTCTTTTGGGTGGCTACACACAGGCTGAAGGCCGGGCTGAAGCAGATGATGAAACCTTCTGGATGCTGTATCTGGATCAGGATGGGAATGAACAGTGGAGAAAACATGTGAAAGGTGAATCCAGAAAACGTGAAGAAAGATTGTCTGATATAAAGCTGAACAGAGATGGCTCAATTATTCTTGCCGGAACCAGTGCAGAGGAGTTAGGAAAAGAAAACTGGAAGATTGTAAAGCTGGGAGACAGCCAGATTAATAAGCTGATTGAAAAGCAGGACATCAAAATTTATCCGAACCCAGTTTCGGATTATGCTTATGTGGAAATAGGCTTTGACCCTTCGACAGGCTCAGGGCAGGGTTTCAAGGAAGCTGATATTTTATTGTATGATATGGGTGGTAGACAGCTTCAGAGCTTGAAGACTAAGAATAAGGTGACGAAGATTAATACCCAGAATTTAGTTCAGGGGGCTTATCTGGTGACGATAAAAACGGACTCCAATAAAACAGCGAATGCTAAACTGATTAAAAAGTAA